A window from Labrus mixtus chromosome 14, fLabMix1.1, whole genome shotgun sequence encodes these proteins:
- the picalma gene encoding phosphatidylinositol binding clathrin assembly protein a isoform X3 → MMSGQSITDRITAAQHSVTGSAISKTVCKATTHEIMGPKKKHLDYLIQCTNEMNVNIPQLADTLFERTTNTSWVVVFKSLTATHHLMVYGNERFIQYLASRNTLFNLSNFLDKSGLQGYDMSTFIRRYSRYLNEKAVSYRQVAFDFTKVKRGSDGVMRTMNTEKLLKTIPIIQNQMDVLLDFNVNANELTNGVINAAFMLLFKDAIRLFAAYNEGIINLLEKYFDMKKVQCKEGLDIYKKFLTRMTRISEFLKVAEQVGIDRGDIPDLSQFTVCAPSSLLDALEQHLASLEGKKVKDSTAASRASTLSNAVSSLANTGISFTKVDEREKQAALEEEQARLKALKEQRLMELQRNPGSATTDSSPEFPVGGTINSTPAIDLFSTPSSTNSNSKAANDLLDLQPAFQQSLPLSTTNSWGGEGSAPFESFCGPSPYNTTNRLQSEPPAVAGLFRGFTVSPTPQVPQNSRGLNVDFDSVFGNNTNANTLDCTVASLTDQDMTMNGLQPHRLVSNDLDSSLANLVGNLGICNGTAKNDLHWSQPGEKKLTGGTNWTPKTAPSTTWNPASMAPSVMAFPPTTPTGMMAYAMPPHMGSMMMTQPTMMYTQPVMRPANPFGQNPGAQMQFM, encoded by the exons acttGATCCAGTGTACAAATGAGATGAATGTGAACATCCCTCAGCTGGCTGACACACTGTTCGAGCGGACCACCAACACTAGCTGGGTGGTTGTCTTTAAGTCTCTCACCGCCACACATCATCTGATGGTCTATGGCAATGAG agatTTATACAGTATCTGGCTTCAAGGAACACATTATTCAACCTCAGCAATTTTTTGGACAAAAGTGGTCTACAAG GCTATGATATGTCGACGTTCATTAGGAGGTATAGCCGCTACTTGAACGAGAAGGCTGTGTCCTACAGACAAGTGGCTTTTGACTTCACTAAAGTCAAACGAGG GTCTGATGGCGTGATGAGGACGATGAACACAGAGAAGCTCCTAAAGACCATCCCAATCATCCAGAATCAGATGGATGTGCTACTCGATTTCAAT GTCAATGCCAATGAACTGACAAATGGTGTGATCAATGCGGCCTTCATGCTTCTGTTCAAAGATGCTATCAGACTTTTTGCTGCATACAATGAGGGCATAATCAACCTTCTGG AGAAATACTTTGACATGAAGAAGGTTCAGTGCAAAGAAGGACTTGACATCTACAAGAAATTCCTTACACGTATGACGAGGATCTCAGAGTTCCTCAAAGTTGCAGAG CAAGTGGGCATTGATCGAGGGGACATCCCGGATCTGTCTCAG TTTACAGTTTGT GCGCCCAGTAGCTTACTGGATGCCCTGGAGCAGCACCTGGCTTCCTTAGAGGGAAAGAAAGTCAAAGACTCAACAGCAGCCAGCAG GGCGAGCACTCTCTCCAATGCGGTCTCCTCCCTGGCCAACACTGGAATCTCTTTTACCAAAGTGGACGAGAGGGAAAAACAGGCAGCCCTTGAAGAGGAGCAGGCTCGCCTTAAAGCACTTAAA GAGCAGCGTCTAATGGAGCTCCAGAGAAATCCTGGCTCAGCCACCACAGACTCCTCACCTGAGTTCCCAGTGGGTGGGACCATCAACTCCACCCCTGCCATTGACCTCTTCTCCACCCCCAGCTCCACCAACAG CAACTCGAAAGCAGCCAATGACCTGCTTGACCTCCAGCCGGCCTTCCAGCAGTCCCTGCCACTTTCAACCACCAATTCATGGGGAGGTGAAGGCTCCGCCCCTTTTG AGTCCTTCTGTGGCCCTAGCCCATACAACACTACTAATCGGCTCCAATCAGAGCCCCCTGCTGTAGCTGGTCTATTCAGAG GGTTTACAGTCTCCCCGACACCCCAGGTGCCACAAAACTCCCGAGGCCTTAACGTGGACTTTGACTCCGTATTTGGTAACAACACCAATGCCAACACTCTGGATTGTACAG TTGCATCCTTAACCGATCAGGACATGACCATGAATGGCCTGCAACCCCACAGACTGGTGTCCAACGACCTGGACTCGTCCCTGGCCAATCTTGTCGGCA ATCTGGGAATTTGCAATGGCACAGCTAAAAA TGATCTTCACTGGAGTCAGCCTGGTGAGAAGAAGCTGACAGGTGGAACCAACTGGACACCAAAGACAGCTCCTTCTACCACCTGGAACCCTGCATCCATG gCTCCATCTGTCATGGCCTTCCCTCCAACCACACCAACGGGCATGATGGCATATGCAATG CCTCCTCACATGGGCTCGATGATGATGACACAACCCACCATGATGTACACCCAGCCTGTGATGAGGCCAGCCAACCCATTTGGGCAAAATCCAGGCGCACAA ATGCAGTTTATGTAA
- the picalma gene encoding phosphatidylinositol binding clathrin assembly protein a isoform X2 translates to MMSGQSITDRITAAQHSVTGSAISKTVCKATTHEIMGPKKKHLDYLIQCTNEMNVNIPQLADTLFERTTNTSWVVVFKSLTATHHLMVYGNERFIQYLASRNTLFNLSNFLDKSGLQGYDMSTFIRRYSRYLNEKAVSYRQVAFDFTKVKRGSDGVMRTMNTEKLLKTIPIIQNQMDVLLDFNVNANELTNGVINAAFMLLFKDAIRLFAAYNEGIINLLEKYFDMKKVQCKEGLDIYKKFLTRMTRISEFLKVAEQVGIDRGDIPDLSQAPSSLLDALEQHLASLEGKKVKDSTAASRASTLSNAVSSLANTGISFTKVDEREKQAALEEEQARLKALKEQRLMELQRNPGSATTDSSPEFPVGGTINSTPAIDLFSTPSSTNSNSKAANDLLDLQPAFQQSLPLSTTNSWGGEGSAPFESFCGPSPYNTTNRLQSEPPAVAGLFRGFTVSPTPQVPQNSRGLNVDFDSVFGNNTNANTLDCTGGLLKPTVASLTDQDMTMNGLQPHRLVSNDLDSSLANLVGNLGICNGTAKNDLHWSQPGEKKLTGGTNWTPKTAPSTTWNPASMAPSVMAFPPTTPTGMMAYAMPPHMGSMMMTQPTMMYTQPVMRPANPFGQNPGAQMQFM, encoded by the exons acttGATCCAGTGTACAAATGAGATGAATGTGAACATCCCTCAGCTGGCTGACACACTGTTCGAGCGGACCACCAACACTAGCTGGGTGGTTGTCTTTAAGTCTCTCACCGCCACACATCATCTGATGGTCTATGGCAATGAG agatTTATACAGTATCTGGCTTCAAGGAACACATTATTCAACCTCAGCAATTTTTTGGACAAAAGTGGTCTACAAG GCTATGATATGTCGACGTTCATTAGGAGGTATAGCCGCTACTTGAACGAGAAGGCTGTGTCCTACAGACAAGTGGCTTTTGACTTCACTAAAGTCAAACGAGG GTCTGATGGCGTGATGAGGACGATGAACACAGAGAAGCTCCTAAAGACCATCCCAATCATCCAGAATCAGATGGATGTGCTACTCGATTTCAAT GTCAATGCCAATGAACTGACAAATGGTGTGATCAATGCGGCCTTCATGCTTCTGTTCAAAGATGCTATCAGACTTTTTGCTGCATACAATGAGGGCATAATCAACCTTCTGG AGAAATACTTTGACATGAAGAAGGTTCAGTGCAAAGAAGGACTTGACATCTACAAGAAATTCCTTACACGTATGACGAGGATCTCAGAGTTCCTCAAAGTTGCAGAG CAAGTGGGCATTGATCGAGGGGACATCCCGGATCTGTCTCAG GCGCCCAGTAGCTTACTGGATGCCCTGGAGCAGCACCTGGCTTCCTTAGAGGGAAAGAAAGTCAAAGACTCAACAGCAGCCAGCAG GGCGAGCACTCTCTCCAATGCGGTCTCCTCCCTGGCCAACACTGGAATCTCTTTTACCAAAGTGGACGAGAGGGAAAAACAGGCAGCCCTTGAAGAGGAGCAGGCTCGCCTTAAAGCACTTAAA GAGCAGCGTCTAATGGAGCTCCAGAGAAATCCTGGCTCAGCCACCACAGACTCCTCACCTGAGTTCCCAGTGGGTGGGACCATCAACTCCACCCCTGCCATTGACCTCTTCTCCACCCCCAGCTCCACCAACAG CAACTCGAAAGCAGCCAATGACCTGCTTGACCTCCAGCCGGCCTTCCAGCAGTCCCTGCCACTTTCAACCACCAATTCATGGGGAGGTGAAGGCTCCGCCCCTTTTG AGTCCTTCTGTGGCCCTAGCCCATACAACACTACTAATCGGCTCCAATCAGAGCCCCCTGCTGTAGCTGGTCTATTCAGAG GGTTTACAGTCTCCCCGACACCCCAGGTGCCACAAAACTCCCGAGGCCTTAACGTGGACTTTGACTCCGTATTTGGTAACAACACCAATGCCAACACTCTGGATTGTACAG GTGGCCTCCTAAAACCTACAGTTGCATCCTTAACCGATCAGGACATGACCATGAATGGCCTGCAACCCCACAGACTGGTGTCCAACGACCTGGACTCGTCCCTGGCCAATCTTGTCGGCA ATCTGGGAATTTGCAATGGCACAGCTAAAAA TGATCTTCACTGGAGTCAGCCTGGTGAGAAGAAGCTGACAGGTGGAACCAACTGGACACCAAAGACAGCTCCTTCTACCACCTGGAACCCTGCATCCATG gCTCCATCTGTCATGGCCTTCCCTCCAACCACACCAACGGGCATGATGGCATATGCAATG CCTCCTCACATGGGCTCGATGATGATGACACAACCCACCATGATGTACACCCAGCCTGTGATGAGGCCAGCCAACCCATTTGGGCAAAATCCAGGCGCACAA ATGCAGTTTATGTAA
- the picalma gene encoding phosphatidylinositol binding clathrin assembly protein a isoform X6 produces MMSGQSITDRITAAQHSVTGSAISKTVCKATTHEIMGPKKKHLDYLIQCTNEMNVNIPQLADTLFERTTNTSWVVVFKSLTATHHLMVYGNERFIQYLASRNTLFNLSNFLDKSGLQGYDMSTFIRRYSRYLNEKAVSYRQVAFDFTKVKRGSDGVMRTMNTEKLLKTIPIIQNQMDVLLDFNVNANELTNGVINAAFMLLFKDAIRLFAAYNEGIINLLEKYFDMKKVQCKEGLDIYKKFLTRMTRISEFLKVAEQVGIDRGDIPDLSQFTVCAPSSLLDALEQHLASLEGKKVKDSTAASRASTLSNAVSSLANTGISFTKVDEREKQAALEEEQARLKALKEQRLMELQRNPGSATTDSSPEFPVGGTINSTPAIDLFSTPSSTNSNSKAANDLLDLQPAFQQSLPLSTTNSWGGEGSAPFGFTVSPTPQVPQNSRGLNVDFDSVFGNNTNANTLDCTVASLTDQDMTMNGLQPHRLVSNDLDSSLANLVGNLGICNGTAKNDLHWSQPGEKKLTGGTNWTPKTAPSTTWNPASMAPSVMAFPPTTPTGMMAYAMPPHMGSMMMTQPTMMYTQPVMRPANPFGQNPGAQMQFM; encoded by the exons acttGATCCAGTGTACAAATGAGATGAATGTGAACATCCCTCAGCTGGCTGACACACTGTTCGAGCGGACCACCAACACTAGCTGGGTGGTTGTCTTTAAGTCTCTCACCGCCACACATCATCTGATGGTCTATGGCAATGAG agatTTATACAGTATCTGGCTTCAAGGAACACATTATTCAACCTCAGCAATTTTTTGGACAAAAGTGGTCTACAAG GCTATGATATGTCGACGTTCATTAGGAGGTATAGCCGCTACTTGAACGAGAAGGCTGTGTCCTACAGACAAGTGGCTTTTGACTTCACTAAAGTCAAACGAGG GTCTGATGGCGTGATGAGGACGATGAACACAGAGAAGCTCCTAAAGACCATCCCAATCATCCAGAATCAGATGGATGTGCTACTCGATTTCAAT GTCAATGCCAATGAACTGACAAATGGTGTGATCAATGCGGCCTTCATGCTTCTGTTCAAAGATGCTATCAGACTTTTTGCTGCATACAATGAGGGCATAATCAACCTTCTGG AGAAATACTTTGACATGAAGAAGGTTCAGTGCAAAGAAGGACTTGACATCTACAAGAAATTCCTTACACGTATGACGAGGATCTCAGAGTTCCTCAAAGTTGCAGAG CAAGTGGGCATTGATCGAGGGGACATCCCGGATCTGTCTCAG TTTACAGTTTGT GCGCCCAGTAGCTTACTGGATGCCCTGGAGCAGCACCTGGCTTCCTTAGAGGGAAAGAAAGTCAAAGACTCAACAGCAGCCAGCAG GGCGAGCACTCTCTCCAATGCGGTCTCCTCCCTGGCCAACACTGGAATCTCTTTTACCAAAGTGGACGAGAGGGAAAAACAGGCAGCCCTTGAAGAGGAGCAGGCTCGCCTTAAAGCACTTAAA GAGCAGCGTCTAATGGAGCTCCAGAGAAATCCTGGCTCAGCCACCACAGACTCCTCACCTGAGTTCCCAGTGGGTGGGACCATCAACTCCACCCCTGCCATTGACCTCTTCTCCACCCCCAGCTCCACCAACAG CAACTCGAAAGCAGCCAATGACCTGCTTGACCTCCAGCCGGCCTTCCAGCAGTCCCTGCCACTTTCAACCACCAATTCATGGGGAGGTGAAGGCTCCGCCCCTTTTG GGTTTACAGTCTCCCCGACACCCCAGGTGCCACAAAACTCCCGAGGCCTTAACGTGGACTTTGACTCCGTATTTGGTAACAACACCAATGCCAACACTCTGGATTGTACAG TTGCATCCTTAACCGATCAGGACATGACCATGAATGGCCTGCAACCCCACAGACTGGTGTCCAACGACCTGGACTCGTCCCTGGCCAATCTTGTCGGCA ATCTGGGAATTTGCAATGGCACAGCTAAAAA TGATCTTCACTGGAGTCAGCCTGGTGAGAAGAAGCTGACAGGTGGAACCAACTGGACACCAAAGACAGCTCCTTCTACCACCTGGAACCCTGCATCCATG gCTCCATCTGTCATGGCCTTCCCTCCAACCACACCAACGGGCATGATGGCATATGCAATG CCTCCTCACATGGGCTCGATGATGATGACACAACCCACCATGATGTACACCCAGCCTGTGATGAGGCCAGCCAACCCATTTGGGCAAAATCCAGGCGCACAA ATGCAGTTTATGTAA
- the picalma gene encoding phosphatidylinositol binding clathrin assembly protein a isoform X4: protein MMSGQSITDRITAAQHSVTGSAISKTVCKATTHEIMGPKKKHLDYLIQCTNEMNVNIPQLADTLFERTTNTSWVVVFKSLTATHHLMVYGNERFIQYLASRNTLFNLSNFLDKSGLQGYDMSTFIRRYSRYLNEKAVSYRQVAFDFTKVKRGSDGVMRTMNTEKLLKTIPIIQNQMDVLLDFNVNANELTNGVINAAFMLLFKDAIRLFAAYNEGIINLLEKYFDMKKVQCKEGLDIYKKFLTRMTRISEFLKVAEQVGIDRGDIPDLSQFTVCAPSSLLDALEQHLASLEGKKVKDSTAASRASTLSNAVSSLANTGISFTKVDEREKQAALEEEQARLKALKEQRLMELQRNPGSATTDSSPEFPVGGTINSTPAIDLFSTPSSTNSNSKAANDLLDLQPAFQQSLPLSTTNSWGGEGSAPFGFTVSPTPQVPQNSRGLNVDFDSVFGNNTNANTLDCTGGLLKPTVASLTDQDMTMNGLQPHRLVSNDLDSSLANLVGNLGICNGTAKNDLHWSQPGEKKLTGGTNWTPKTAPSTTWNPASMAPSVMAFPPTTPTGMMAYAMPPHMGSMMMTQPTMMYTQPVMRPANPFGQNPGAQMQFM, encoded by the exons acttGATCCAGTGTACAAATGAGATGAATGTGAACATCCCTCAGCTGGCTGACACACTGTTCGAGCGGACCACCAACACTAGCTGGGTGGTTGTCTTTAAGTCTCTCACCGCCACACATCATCTGATGGTCTATGGCAATGAG agatTTATACAGTATCTGGCTTCAAGGAACACATTATTCAACCTCAGCAATTTTTTGGACAAAAGTGGTCTACAAG GCTATGATATGTCGACGTTCATTAGGAGGTATAGCCGCTACTTGAACGAGAAGGCTGTGTCCTACAGACAAGTGGCTTTTGACTTCACTAAAGTCAAACGAGG GTCTGATGGCGTGATGAGGACGATGAACACAGAGAAGCTCCTAAAGACCATCCCAATCATCCAGAATCAGATGGATGTGCTACTCGATTTCAAT GTCAATGCCAATGAACTGACAAATGGTGTGATCAATGCGGCCTTCATGCTTCTGTTCAAAGATGCTATCAGACTTTTTGCTGCATACAATGAGGGCATAATCAACCTTCTGG AGAAATACTTTGACATGAAGAAGGTTCAGTGCAAAGAAGGACTTGACATCTACAAGAAATTCCTTACACGTATGACGAGGATCTCAGAGTTCCTCAAAGTTGCAGAG CAAGTGGGCATTGATCGAGGGGACATCCCGGATCTGTCTCAG TTTACAGTTTGT GCGCCCAGTAGCTTACTGGATGCCCTGGAGCAGCACCTGGCTTCCTTAGAGGGAAAGAAAGTCAAAGACTCAACAGCAGCCAGCAG GGCGAGCACTCTCTCCAATGCGGTCTCCTCCCTGGCCAACACTGGAATCTCTTTTACCAAAGTGGACGAGAGGGAAAAACAGGCAGCCCTTGAAGAGGAGCAGGCTCGCCTTAAAGCACTTAAA GAGCAGCGTCTAATGGAGCTCCAGAGAAATCCTGGCTCAGCCACCACAGACTCCTCACCTGAGTTCCCAGTGGGTGGGACCATCAACTCCACCCCTGCCATTGACCTCTTCTCCACCCCCAGCTCCACCAACAG CAACTCGAAAGCAGCCAATGACCTGCTTGACCTCCAGCCGGCCTTCCAGCAGTCCCTGCCACTTTCAACCACCAATTCATGGGGAGGTGAAGGCTCCGCCCCTTTTG GGTTTACAGTCTCCCCGACACCCCAGGTGCCACAAAACTCCCGAGGCCTTAACGTGGACTTTGACTCCGTATTTGGTAACAACACCAATGCCAACACTCTGGATTGTACAG GTGGCCTCCTAAAACCTACAGTTGCATCCTTAACCGATCAGGACATGACCATGAATGGCCTGCAACCCCACAGACTGGTGTCCAACGACCTGGACTCGTCCCTGGCCAATCTTGTCGGCA ATCTGGGAATTTGCAATGGCACAGCTAAAAA TGATCTTCACTGGAGTCAGCCTGGTGAGAAGAAGCTGACAGGTGGAACCAACTGGACACCAAAGACAGCTCCTTCTACCACCTGGAACCCTGCATCCATG gCTCCATCTGTCATGGCCTTCCCTCCAACCACACCAACGGGCATGATGGCATATGCAATG CCTCCTCACATGGGCTCGATGATGATGACACAACCCACCATGATGTACACCCAGCCTGTGATGAGGCCAGCCAACCCATTTGGGCAAAATCCAGGCGCACAA ATGCAGTTTATGTAA
- the picalma gene encoding phosphatidylinositol binding clathrin assembly protein a isoform X1, with product MMSGQSITDRITAAQHSVTGSAISKTVCKATTHEIMGPKKKHLDYLIQCTNEMNVNIPQLADTLFERTTNTSWVVVFKSLTATHHLMVYGNERFIQYLASRNTLFNLSNFLDKSGLQGYDMSTFIRRYSRYLNEKAVSYRQVAFDFTKVKRGSDGVMRTMNTEKLLKTIPIIQNQMDVLLDFNVNANELTNGVINAAFMLLFKDAIRLFAAYNEGIINLLEKYFDMKKVQCKEGLDIYKKFLTRMTRISEFLKVAEQVGIDRGDIPDLSQFTVCAPSSLLDALEQHLASLEGKKVKDSTAASRASTLSNAVSSLANTGISFTKVDEREKQAALEEEQARLKALKEQRLMELQRNPGSATTDSSPEFPVGGTINSTPAIDLFSTPSSTNSNSKAANDLLDLQPAFQQSLPLSTTNSWGGEGSAPFESFCGPSPYNTTNRLQSEPPAVAGLFRGFTVSPTPQVPQNSRGLNVDFDSVFGNNTNANTLDCTGGLLKPTVASLTDQDMTMNGLQPHRLVSNDLDSSLANLVGNLGICNGTAKNDLHWSQPGEKKLTGGTNWTPKTAPSTTWNPASMAPSVMAFPPTTPTGMMAYAMPPHMGSMMMTQPTMMYTQPVMRPANPFGQNPGAQMQFM from the exons acttGATCCAGTGTACAAATGAGATGAATGTGAACATCCCTCAGCTGGCTGACACACTGTTCGAGCGGACCACCAACACTAGCTGGGTGGTTGTCTTTAAGTCTCTCACCGCCACACATCATCTGATGGTCTATGGCAATGAG agatTTATACAGTATCTGGCTTCAAGGAACACATTATTCAACCTCAGCAATTTTTTGGACAAAAGTGGTCTACAAG GCTATGATATGTCGACGTTCATTAGGAGGTATAGCCGCTACTTGAACGAGAAGGCTGTGTCCTACAGACAAGTGGCTTTTGACTTCACTAAAGTCAAACGAGG GTCTGATGGCGTGATGAGGACGATGAACACAGAGAAGCTCCTAAAGACCATCCCAATCATCCAGAATCAGATGGATGTGCTACTCGATTTCAAT GTCAATGCCAATGAACTGACAAATGGTGTGATCAATGCGGCCTTCATGCTTCTGTTCAAAGATGCTATCAGACTTTTTGCTGCATACAATGAGGGCATAATCAACCTTCTGG AGAAATACTTTGACATGAAGAAGGTTCAGTGCAAAGAAGGACTTGACATCTACAAGAAATTCCTTACACGTATGACGAGGATCTCAGAGTTCCTCAAAGTTGCAGAG CAAGTGGGCATTGATCGAGGGGACATCCCGGATCTGTCTCAG TTTACAGTTTGT GCGCCCAGTAGCTTACTGGATGCCCTGGAGCAGCACCTGGCTTCCTTAGAGGGAAAGAAAGTCAAAGACTCAACAGCAGCCAGCAG GGCGAGCACTCTCTCCAATGCGGTCTCCTCCCTGGCCAACACTGGAATCTCTTTTACCAAAGTGGACGAGAGGGAAAAACAGGCAGCCCTTGAAGAGGAGCAGGCTCGCCTTAAAGCACTTAAA GAGCAGCGTCTAATGGAGCTCCAGAGAAATCCTGGCTCAGCCACCACAGACTCCTCACCTGAGTTCCCAGTGGGTGGGACCATCAACTCCACCCCTGCCATTGACCTCTTCTCCACCCCCAGCTCCACCAACAG CAACTCGAAAGCAGCCAATGACCTGCTTGACCTCCAGCCGGCCTTCCAGCAGTCCCTGCCACTTTCAACCACCAATTCATGGGGAGGTGAAGGCTCCGCCCCTTTTG AGTCCTTCTGTGGCCCTAGCCCATACAACACTACTAATCGGCTCCAATCAGAGCCCCCTGCTGTAGCTGGTCTATTCAGAG GGTTTACAGTCTCCCCGACACCCCAGGTGCCACAAAACTCCCGAGGCCTTAACGTGGACTTTGACTCCGTATTTGGTAACAACACCAATGCCAACACTCTGGATTGTACAG GTGGCCTCCTAAAACCTACAGTTGCATCCTTAACCGATCAGGACATGACCATGAATGGCCTGCAACCCCACAGACTGGTGTCCAACGACCTGGACTCGTCCCTGGCCAATCTTGTCGGCA ATCTGGGAATTTGCAATGGCACAGCTAAAAA TGATCTTCACTGGAGTCAGCCTGGTGAGAAGAAGCTGACAGGTGGAACCAACTGGACACCAAAGACAGCTCCTTCTACCACCTGGAACCCTGCATCCATG gCTCCATCTGTCATGGCCTTCCCTCCAACCACACCAACGGGCATGATGGCATATGCAATG CCTCCTCACATGGGCTCGATGATGATGACACAACCCACCATGATGTACACCCAGCCTGTGATGAGGCCAGCCAACCCATTTGGGCAAAATCCAGGCGCACAA ATGCAGTTTATGTAA
- the picalma gene encoding phosphatidylinositol binding clathrin assembly protein a isoform X7, giving the protein MMSGQSITDRITAAQHSVTGSAISKTVCKATTHEIMGPKKKHLDYLIQCTNEMNVNIPQLADTLFERTTNTSWVVVFKSLTATHHLMVYGNERFIQYLASRNTLFNLSNFLDKSGLQGYDMSTFIRRYSRYLNEKAVSYRQVAFDFTKVKRGSDGVMRTMNTEKLLKTIPIIQNQMDVLLDFNVNANELTNGVINAAFMLLFKDAIRLFAAYNEGIINLLEKYFDMKKVQCKEGLDIYKKFLTRMTRISEFLKVAEQVGIDRGDIPDLSQAPSSLLDALEQHLASLEGKKVKDSTAASRASTLSNAVSSLANTGISFTKVDEREKQAALEEEQARLKALKEQRLMELQRNPGSATTDSSPEFPVGGTINSTPAIDLFSTPSSTNSNSKAANDLLDLQPAFQQSLPLSTTNSWGGEGSAPFESFCGPSPYNTTNRLQSEPPAVAGLFRGFTVSPTPQVPQNSRGLNVDFDSVFGNNTNANTLDCTVASLTDQDMTMNGLQPHRLVSNDLDSSLANLVGNLGICNGTAKNDLHWSQPGEKKLTGGTNWTPKTAPSTTWNPASMAPSVMAFPPTTPTGMMAYAMPPHMGSMMMTQPTMMYTQPVMRPANPFGQNPGAQMQFM; this is encoded by the exons acttGATCCAGTGTACAAATGAGATGAATGTGAACATCCCTCAGCTGGCTGACACACTGTTCGAGCGGACCACCAACACTAGCTGGGTGGTTGTCTTTAAGTCTCTCACCGCCACACATCATCTGATGGTCTATGGCAATGAG agatTTATACAGTATCTGGCTTCAAGGAACACATTATTCAACCTCAGCAATTTTTTGGACAAAAGTGGTCTACAAG GCTATGATATGTCGACGTTCATTAGGAGGTATAGCCGCTACTTGAACGAGAAGGCTGTGTCCTACAGACAAGTGGCTTTTGACTTCACTAAAGTCAAACGAGG GTCTGATGGCGTGATGAGGACGATGAACACAGAGAAGCTCCTAAAGACCATCCCAATCATCCAGAATCAGATGGATGTGCTACTCGATTTCAAT GTCAATGCCAATGAACTGACAAATGGTGTGATCAATGCGGCCTTCATGCTTCTGTTCAAAGATGCTATCAGACTTTTTGCTGCATACAATGAGGGCATAATCAACCTTCTGG AGAAATACTTTGACATGAAGAAGGTTCAGTGCAAAGAAGGACTTGACATCTACAAGAAATTCCTTACACGTATGACGAGGATCTCAGAGTTCCTCAAAGTTGCAGAG CAAGTGGGCATTGATCGAGGGGACATCCCGGATCTGTCTCAG GCGCCCAGTAGCTTACTGGATGCCCTGGAGCAGCACCTGGCTTCCTTAGAGGGAAAGAAAGTCAAAGACTCAACAGCAGCCAGCAG GGCGAGCACTCTCTCCAATGCGGTCTCCTCCCTGGCCAACACTGGAATCTCTTTTACCAAAGTGGACGAGAGGGAAAAACAGGCAGCCCTTGAAGAGGAGCAGGCTCGCCTTAAAGCACTTAAA GAGCAGCGTCTAATGGAGCTCCAGAGAAATCCTGGCTCAGCCACCACAGACTCCTCACCTGAGTTCCCAGTGGGTGGGACCATCAACTCCACCCCTGCCATTGACCTCTTCTCCACCCCCAGCTCCACCAACAG CAACTCGAAAGCAGCCAATGACCTGCTTGACCTCCAGCCGGCCTTCCAGCAGTCCCTGCCACTTTCAACCACCAATTCATGGGGAGGTGAAGGCTCCGCCCCTTTTG AGTCCTTCTGTGGCCCTAGCCCATACAACACTACTAATCGGCTCCAATCAGAGCCCCCTGCTGTAGCTGGTCTATTCAGAG GGTTTACAGTCTCCCCGACACCCCAGGTGCCACAAAACTCCCGAGGCCTTAACGTGGACTTTGACTCCGTATTTGGTAACAACACCAATGCCAACACTCTGGATTGTACAG TTGCATCCTTAACCGATCAGGACATGACCATGAATGGCCTGCAACCCCACAGACTGGTGTCCAACGACCTGGACTCGTCCCTGGCCAATCTTGTCGGCA ATCTGGGAATTTGCAATGGCACAGCTAAAAA TGATCTTCACTGGAGTCAGCCTGGTGAGAAGAAGCTGACAGGTGGAACCAACTGGACACCAAAGACAGCTCCTTCTACCACCTGGAACCCTGCATCCATG gCTCCATCTGTCATGGCCTTCCCTCCAACCACACCAACGGGCATGATGGCATATGCAATG CCTCCTCACATGGGCTCGATGATGATGACACAACCCACCATGATGTACACCCAGCCTGTGATGAGGCCAGCCAACCCATTTGGGCAAAATCCAGGCGCACAA ATGCAGTTTATGTAA